From Streptomyces sp. NBC_00237, a single genomic window includes:
- a CDS encoding sugar ABC transporter substrate-binding protein has product MGRAASRATRTTGTIRTRPLRVAALAACAALALSACGSTKDAGKAGTAGGEGKVGVVLPLLTSPFWQSYNDYVPKMAKEEKVDALKTVNSNSDPAQQITDINNQLNQGVKGLVVAPLDSAAIAAGLDQAERKGVPVVAVDVAPEKGKVAMIVRANNVAYGQKACEFLGSKFQSGKVVQIMGDLASVNGRERSEAFRTCAKEKFPQLKVLEIPAKWESDAAASQLDTLLNQNPDIKGIYLQAGGVYLAPALQTLKSKSLLKPVGDPKHIAIVSNDGIPQEFDAIRKGEIDATVSQPADTYAKYGMYYIKKAMAGETFKEGPTDHGSVIVKHPSGLLEDQLPAPLVTKENVDDKALWGNNVT; this is encoded by the coding sequence ATGGGCAGGGCAGCGAGCAGGGCAACAAGGACGACCGGGACGATCAGGACGCGGCCGCTACGGGTGGCGGCCCTCGCGGCGTGCGCCGCCCTCGCGCTCAGCGCGTGCGGCAGCACCAAGGACGCGGGCAAGGCGGGCACGGCCGGCGGCGAGGGCAAGGTCGGCGTCGTACTGCCCCTGCTGACCTCGCCGTTCTGGCAGTCGTACAACGACTACGTGCCGAAGATGGCGAAGGAGGAGAAGGTCGACGCTCTGAAGACCGTCAACTCCAACTCCGACCCGGCACAGCAGATCACCGACATCAACAACCAGCTCAACCAGGGTGTGAAGGGCCTCGTCGTCGCCCCCCTCGACAGCGCCGCCATCGCCGCCGGGCTCGACCAGGCCGAGCGCAAGGGCGTTCCGGTCGTCGCCGTCGACGTGGCCCCCGAAAAGGGCAAGGTCGCGATGATCGTGCGGGCGAACAACGTCGCGTACGGGCAGAAGGCGTGCGAGTTCCTCGGCTCGAAGTTCCAGAGCGGCAAGGTCGTCCAGATCATGGGCGACCTGGCATCGGTCAACGGACGCGAGCGCTCGGAGGCGTTCCGTACGTGCGCCAAGGAGAAGTTCCCCCAGCTGAAGGTCCTGGAGATCCCCGCCAAGTGGGAGTCGGACGCGGCGGCGTCCCAGCTGGACACCCTCCTCAACCAGAACCCCGACATCAAGGGCATCTACCTCCAGGCAGGCGGCGTCTACCTCGCCCCCGCCCTCCAGACCCTGAAGTCCAAGAGCCTCCTCAAGCCGGTCGGCGACCCGAAGCACATCGCGATCGTCTCCAACGACGGCATCCCGCAGGAGTTCGACGCCATCCGCAAGGGCGAGATCGACGCGACCGTCTCGCAGCCCGCCGACACCTACGCCAAGTACGGCATGTACTACATCAAGAAGGCGATGGCGGGCGAGACCTTCAAGGAGGGCCCGACCGACCACGGCTCGGTGATCGTCAAGCACCCGAGCGGTCTCCTGGAGGACCAGCTGCCCGCTCCGCTGGTGACCAAGGAGAACGTCGACGACAAGGCCCTCTGGGGCAACAACGTCACGTGA
- a CDS encoding sugar ABC transporter ATP-binding protein, which translates to MSTVTRADASDLKPLVEASGITKRYGPTTALKDGRLTVMPGESHALVGRNGAGKSTLVTVLTGLQAPDAGTVRFDGEAAPALSDRDAWRRKVACVYQKPTVVPELSVAENLFIHRQPTGFGGVIKWKQLRAQATELLDTWDVRVDPDARTADLKVEDRQMVEIARALSFGARFIVLDEPTAQLDNKEIERLFARMRTLQESGVTFLFISHHLQEVYEVCQTVTVLRDARWITTAPVAELPRAALVEAMAGEAVTAAESAARSDVTADAPVRLKVTGLGSAAYRDIDLTVREGEVVGLAGTSGSGKIELAETFAGLYAPERGSARLDGQDLPFGDVPAALKAGVACVPRDRHDQGLVSGMSIGDNATMTVLGRLGSYGFVRTERKRTVAEELIRRLDIHAEGPHQPVSDLSGGNAQKVVMARALASDPRLLVLINPTAGVDVKSKESLLARMDSAREDGTAVLVVSDEIDDLRRCDRVLVLFHGRVVADHAAGWNDHELIASIEGVDRG; encoded by the coding sequence GTGAGCACCGTGACCCGCGCCGACGCCTCTGACCTGAAACCGCTGGTCGAGGCGTCCGGGATCACCAAGCGGTACGGTCCCACGACCGCCCTGAAGGACGGCCGGCTGACCGTGATGCCCGGCGAGTCGCACGCCCTGGTGGGGCGCAACGGCGCGGGCAAGTCCACCCTCGTGACCGTCCTCACCGGGCTCCAGGCCCCCGACGCGGGAACGGTCCGTTTCGACGGAGAAGCGGCACCCGCACTCTCCGACCGGGACGCCTGGCGGCGCAAGGTCGCCTGCGTGTACCAGAAGCCGACCGTCGTACCCGAGCTGTCCGTCGCCGAGAACCTCTTCATCCACCGCCAGCCCACCGGCTTCGGCGGAGTCATCAAGTGGAAGCAACTGCGTGCGCAGGCAACCGAGTTGCTCGACACCTGGGACGTGAGGGTCGACCCCGACGCCCGGACGGCCGACCTCAAGGTCGAGGACCGGCAGATGGTCGAGATCGCGCGCGCCCTGTCCTTCGGAGCCCGCTTCATCGTCCTCGACGAGCCGACCGCGCAGCTCGACAACAAGGAGATCGAGCGTCTCTTCGCCCGCATGCGGACCCTCCAGGAGTCCGGCGTCACCTTCCTCTTCATCTCGCACCACCTGCAAGAGGTGTACGAGGTGTGCCAGACGGTCACCGTGCTGCGCGACGCCCGCTGGATCACCACCGCACCCGTCGCCGAACTCCCGCGCGCCGCCCTCGTGGAGGCCATGGCGGGGGAGGCCGTGACTGCTGCGGAGAGCGCCGCCCGCTCGGACGTCACGGCCGACGCTCCGGTGCGGCTGAAGGTCACCGGGCTCGGCTCGGCCGCGTACCGGGACATCGACCTGACGGTCCGCGAGGGCGAGGTCGTCGGCCTCGCCGGGACGAGTGGCAGCGGCAAGATCGAGCTGGCCGAGACCTTCGCGGGGCTGTACGCACCGGAGCGGGGGAGTGCCCGACTCGACGGGCAGGACCTGCCGTTCGGCGACGTGCCCGCGGCCCTCAAGGCGGGTGTCGCGTGCGTGCCGCGCGACCGGCACGACCAGGGTCTCGTCTCCGGGATGAGCATCGGCGACAACGCCACGATGACCGTCCTGGGGCGGCTGGGATCGTACGGATTCGTGCGTACGGAGAGGAAGCGGACGGTCGCCGAGGAGCTGATCCGGCGCCTCGACATCCACGCCGAGGGCCCGCACCAGCCCGTGTCCGACCTGTCGGGGGGCAACGCGCAGAAGGTGGTCATGGCGCGGGCCCTGGCCTCCGACCCCCGCCTCCTCGTCCTCATCAACCCGACGGCGGGCGTGGACGTGAAGTCCAAGGAGTCCCTCCTCGCCCGGATGGACAGTGCCCGCGAGGACGGCACGGCGGTGCTCGTCGTGTCCGACGAAATCGACGACCTGCGGCGCTGCGACCGCGTCCTGGTCCTCTTCCACGGCCGCGTCGTCGCCGACCACGCGGCCGGCTGGAACGACCACGAGCTGATCGCATCCATAGAAGGAGTAGACCGTGGCTGA
- a CDS encoding ABC transporter permease — protein sequence MLDGTAAPAADRRKSLLLSRARELALVPALLVLVLVGALTNETFFTSGNIISVLGASAALAMVVLAESLVLITGKFDLSLESVVGIAPAMGALLVLPALNSGFGTQLPTFVGILVILLVGALIGAFNGSLVVKLKLNAFIVTLAMLIVLRGLLVGATEGKTLFGMPDAFFALATSTFVGIPLSVWIAALCFGIAGFVLKYHRVGRALYAIGGNPAAARAAGIRVDRVMLGVFVTAGVLASLGGLIQTGYVGAINANQGQNMIFTVMAAAVIGGISLDGGKGTMFGALTGVLLLGVVQNLLTLAQVPSFWIQAIYGGIILIALMIARVTTGRAQD from the coding sequence GTGCTCGACGGGACAGCTGCGCCGGCCGCGGACCGGAGGAAGTCCCTGCTGCTCAGCCGGGCCCGTGAACTCGCCTTGGTTCCCGCCCTGTTGGTGCTGGTACTGGTCGGCGCGCTGACCAACGAGACCTTCTTCACCAGCGGCAACATCATCTCCGTCCTGGGCGCGTCCGCCGCGCTCGCGATGGTGGTGCTGGCGGAGTCGCTGGTGCTGATCACCGGCAAGTTCGACCTGTCGCTGGAGTCGGTCGTCGGCATCGCGCCCGCGATGGGCGCTTTGCTGGTGCTGCCCGCGCTCAACTCCGGGTTCGGCACCCAACTGCCCACGTTCGTCGGCATCCTGGTGATCCTGCTGGTCGGCGCGCTCATCGGCGCGTTCAACGGCTCGCTGGTCGTGAAGCTCAAGCTGAACGCGTTCATCGTGACGCTGGCCATGCTGATCGTGCTGCGCGGACTGCTCGTCGGCGCGACCGAGGGCAAGACCCTGTTCGGCATGCCGGACGCCTTCTTCGCCCTGGCCACCTCCACCTTCGTCGGCATCCCGCTGTCCGTGTGGATCGCGGCCCTGTGCTTCGGCATCGCGGGCTTCGTCCTGAAGTACCACCGGGTGGGGCGGGCGCTGTACGCGATCGGAGGCAATCCGGCGGCGGCCAGGGCAGCGGGCATCCGGGTCGACCGGGTCATGCTCGGGGTGTTCGTCACGGCCGGTGTGCTGGCTTCGCTGGGCGGGCTCATCCAGACCGGCTACGTGGGCGCGATCAACGCCAACCAGGGGCAGAACATGATCTTCACGGTGATGGCCGCGGCCGTCATCGGCGGGATCAGCCTGGACGGCGGCAAGGGCACCATGTTCGGTGCGCTGACAGGTGTACTGCTGCTGGGCGTCGTCCAGAACCTCCTGACCCTGGCCCAGGTGCCGTCCTTCTGGATCCAGGCCATCTACGGCGGGATCATCCTGATCGCCCTGATGATCGCCCGCGTCACCACCGGCCGCGCCCAGGACTGA
- a CDS encoding fumarylacetoacetate hydrolase family protein, whose amino-acid sequence MKLTRRGERGQETPALLAEDGQVYDLSGITPDIDGPFLAGGGVARVRTAYENGGLPLLEGAAALRTGAPVARPGKVVCIGLNYRDHAEETGAAIPPRPVVFMKDPSTVVGPYDEVLIPRDSTRTDWEVELGVVIGSRARYLEGPVEALACIAGYAVSHDVSEREFQLDFSSQWDLGKSCETFNPLGPWLVTADEIADPQDLRLHLNVNGVKRQDGHTADMIFRVADVVAYLSRYMVLEPGDVINTGTPAGVALGLPQNPYLRAGDTVELSIDGLGSQRQTFAQA is encoded by the coding sequence ATGAAACTGACGCGACGTGGCGAACGAGGGCAGGAGACCCCCGCCCTCCTCGCCGAAGACGGCCAGGTGTACGACCTCTCCGGGATCACGCCCGACATCGACGGCCCCTTCCTCGCGGGCGGCGGCGTCGCCCGCGTCCGCACCGCGTACGAGAACGGCGGCCTGCCCCTCCTCGAAGGCGCGGCCGCCCTCCGTACCGGAGCCCCGGTCGCCCGCCCCGGCAAGGTCGTCTGCATCGGGCTCAACTACCGCGACCACGCCGAGGAGACCGGGGCCGCCATCCCGCCCCGCCCGGTCGTCTTCATGAAGGACCCGTCCACCGTCGTCGGCCCGTACGACGAGGTCCTGATCCCCCGCGACTCCACCCGCACCGACTGGGAAGTGGAGCTCGGCGTCGTCATCGGCAGCCGCGCCCGCTACCTCGAAGGGCCGGTGGAGGCCCTGGCCTGCATCGCCGGGTACGCGGTCAGTCACGACGTCTCCGAGCGCGAGTTCCAGCTCGACTTCTCCTCGCAGTGGGACCTCGGCAAGTCCTGCGAGACCTTCAACCCGCTCGGCCCCTGGCTCGTCACCGCCGACGAGATCGCCGACCCGCAGGACCTGCGGCTGCACCTGAACGTCAACGGCGTCAAGCGCCAGGACGGCCACACCGCCGACATGATCTTCCGCGTGGCCGACGTCGTCGCGTACCTGAGCCGGTACATGGTCCTGGAACCCGGCGACGTCATCAACACCGGCACCCCGGCCGGAGTCGCCCTGGGCCTGCCCCAGAACCCCTATCTGCGTGCCGGTGACACCGTGGAGCTGTCCATCGACGGCCTCGGCAGCCAGCGTCAGACCTTCGCCCAGGCGTGA
- a CDS encoding L-fuconate dehydratase: MTRTTARITAVDTYDIRFPTSRELDGSDAMNPDPDYSAAYLILRTDAPDGIEGHGFTFTIGRGNDVQVAAVEALKPHLIGRSVDELCADPGTLGRALIGDSQLRWLGPEKGVMHMAIGAVVNAAWDLAAKRAGKPLWKLLADADPEWLVQQIDFRYIADVLSPADALHLLRTGKHGAAEREAELRERGYPGYTTSPGWLGYSDEKLTRLAHQAVADGFTQIKLKVGADLADDVRRMRAARAAVGPDIRIAIDANQRWNVGEAIEWTRALGAFDPYWIEEPTSPDDVLGHAAIRKALGPGIKVATGEHVQNRIVFKQLLQAGAIDVLQIDAARVGGVGENLAILLLAAKFGVPVCPHAGGVGLCELVQHLSMFDYVALTGTTENRVIEYVDHLHEHFTEPVVMREGHYTAPTAPGFSATMRAESIAAFTYPGGKFWAADLAAAAQSGARITEEVVA, translated from the coding sequence ATGACCAGAACGACCGCGCGTATCACGGCAGTTGATACGTACGACATCCGCTTCCCGACCTCGCGCGAGCTCGACGGTTCCGACGCGATGAACCCCGACCCGGACTACTCGGCGGCGTACCTGATCCTGCGTACGGACGCCCCCGACGGCATCGAGGGGCACGGCTTCACCTTCACCATCGGACGCGGCAACGACGTCCAGGTCGCCGCCGTCGAAGCCCTGAAGCCCCACCTGATCGGCAGGTCCGTCGACGAGCTCTGCGCCGACCCCGGCACGTTGGGCCGGGCCCTGATCGGAGACAGCCAGCTCCGCTGGCTCGGCCCGGAGAAGGGAGTGATGCACATGGCGATCGGCGCGGTCGTCAACGCCGCCTGGGACCTCGCCGCCAAGCGGGCCGGAAAGCCGCTCTGGAAGCTCCTCGCCGACGCCGACCCCGAGTGGCTCGTCCAGCAGATCGACTTCCGCTACATCGCCGACGTCCTGAGCCCCGCCGACGCCCTCCACCTGCTCCGCACGGGCAAGCACGGGGCGGCCGAACGCGAGGCCGAGCTGCGCGAACGCGGCTACCCCGGCTACACCACGTCGCCCGGCTGGCTCGGCTACTCCGACGAGAAGCTCACCCGCCTCGCGCACCAGGCCGTCGCCGACGGGTTCACCCAGATCAAGCTGAAGGTCGGTGCGGACCTCGCCGACGACGTACGGCGGATGCGGGCCGCCCGCGCCGCCGTCGGCCCGGACATCCGGATAGCCATCGACGCCAACCAGCGCTGGAACGTCGGCGAGGCGATCGAGTGGACGCGGGCGCTGGGCGCGTTCGACCCGTACTGGATCGAGGAGCCCACCAGCCCCGACGACGTCCTCGGCCACGCGGCGATCCGCAAGGCCCTCGGCCCCGGCATCAAGGTCGCGACCGGCGAGCACGTCCAGAACCGCATCGTCTTCAAGCAGCTCCTCCAGGCCGGGGCCATCGACGTGCTCCAGATCGACGCGGCCCGCGTCGGCGGCGTCGGCGAGAACCTGGCGATCCTGCTCCTCGCCGCCAAGTTCGGGGTGCCGGTCTGCCCGCACGCGGGCGGGGTCGGCCTGTGCGAACTGGTCCAGCACCTGTCGATGTTCGACTACGTGGCCCTCACCGGAACCACCGAGAACCGCGTCATCGAGTACGTCGACCACCTCCACGAGCACTTCACCGAGCCGGTCGTGATGCGCGAGGGCCACTACACGGCCCCCACCGCACCCGGCTTCTCGGCGACCATGCGCGCGGAGTCGATCGCCGCATTCACCTACCCCGGCGGGAAGTTCTGGGCCGCCGACCTGGCCGCCGCCGCACAGAGCGGTGCACGCATCACCGAGGAGGTCGTCGCATGA
- a CDS encoding SDR family NAD(P)-dependent oxidoreductase, producing the protein MSGTDVPEAELAGLKALVTGGASGIGLATARLLAARGAQVAVLDLDPSGARAPLLGVTADVSDDASVRSAAAAALEALGGLDILVNNAGIGAAGTVEDNDDDQWHRVLDVNVIGMVRVTRAVLPALRDSAHASIVNTCSIAATAGLPQRALYSASKGAVLSLTLAMAADHVREGIRVNCVNPGTADTPWVGRLLDAADDPAAERAALHARQPMGRLVTADEVAAAVAYLASPAASSVTGASLAVDGGMQGLRLRPEAR; encoded by the coding sequence ATGAGCGGGACGGACGTGCCGGAAGCCGAACTCGCAGGACTCAAGGCGCTGGTCACCGGGGGAGCCTCCGGCATCGGCCTGGCCACCGCACGGCTGCTCGCCGCGCGGGGCGCGCAGGTCGCCGTACTGGATCTGGACCCGTCGGGGGCGCGGGCCCCGCTGCTCGGTGTCACGGCCGACGTCTCGGACGACGCGTCGGTACGGTCCGCGGCGGCAGCCGCACTCGAAGCGCTCGGCGGCCTCGACATCCTGGTCAACAACGCGGGCATCGGCGCGGCCGGAACGGTCGAGGACAACGACGACGACCAGTGGCACCGGGTCCTGGACGTGAACGTGATCGGCATGGTCCGGGTCACCCGCGCCGTGCTCCCCGCCCTGCGGGATTCGGCGCACGCCTCCATCGTCAACACCTGCTCCATCGCCGCCACGGCGGGCCTTCCCCAGCGCGCCCTGTACAGCGCCAGCAAGGGCGCGGTCCTCTCGCTCACCCTCGCGATGGCCGCCGACCACGTACGGGAAGGCATCCGGGTCAACTGCGTCAACCCCGGCACCGCCGACACCCCGTGGGTCGGCCGCCTCCTGGACGCGGCCGACGACCCGGCCGCCGAACGCGCCGCGCTCCACGCCCGCCAACCCATGGGCCGCCTCGTCACCGCCGACGAAGTCGCCGCAGCCGTCGCCTACTTGGCGAGCCCGGCAGCCTCCTCCGTCACCGGTGCCTCGCTCGCCGTCGACGGCGGCATGCAGGGACTGCGACTGCGCCCGGAGGCGCGGTGA
- a CDS encoding aldo/keto reductase gives MKTLRGSKVPVSALGFGAATLGNLFREVTDDDAYAAVDTAWEAGVRYFDTAPHYGLGLSERRLGLALSGRPRDAYTLSTKVGRLLEPGGPGGPASLDDGFVVAADQHRVWDFSADGVRRSIEDSLTRLGVDRIDVVYLHDADACGDGGEQALREAYPALERLRAEGVVGAIGAGMNHVAPLERYVTETDADVVLCAGRYSLLDQRAGLSLLPEALRRGRSVVIGGVFNSGLLADPQPGATYDYKAASVDLLGRALRIKSITEAHGVPLRAAALNFPFRHPAVASVLVGMRSAAEAADAAAMLARDVPSDLWDELKDEGLLTP, from the coding sequence GTGAAGACCCTCCGCGGCAGCAAGGTCCCGGTGAGCGCGCTCGGCTTCGGGGCCGCCACGCTCGGCAACCTCTTCCGGGAGGTCACCGACGACGACGCGTACGCGGCGGTCGACACGGCCTGGGAGGCGGGCGTCCGCTACTTCGACACCGCACCGCACTACGGCCTCGGCCTGTCCGAACGACGCCTGGGCCTGGCCCTGAGCGGCCGCCCCCGGGACGCGTACACCCTCTCCACGAAGGTCGGCAGACTCCTCGAACCGGGCGGTCCCGGCGGTCCGGCCTCCCTCGACGACGGCTTCGTGGTCGCGGCCGACCAGCACCGCGTCTGGGACTTCAGCGCGGACGGGGTGCGCAGGTCGATCGAGGACAGCCTGACCCGGCTGGGCGTGGACCGCATCGACGTGGTCTACCTCCACGACGCGGACGCGTGCGGCGACGGCGGCGAACAGGCACTCCGCGAGGCGTATCCCGCCCTGGAACGGCTCCGCGCGGAGGGCGTCGTCGGCGCGATCGGCGCGGGCATGAACCACGTGGCGCCCCTGGAGCGCTACGTCACCGAAACGGACGCCGACGTGGTGCTGTGCGCGGGCCGCTACAGCCTCCTCGACCAGCGCGCGGGCCTCTCCCTGCTCCCCGAAGCCCTGCGCCGGGGCCGGAGCGTGGTGATCGGCGGAGTCTTCAACTCCGGCCTCCTCGCCGACCCGCAGCCCGGGGCGACGTACGACTACAAGGCGGCCTCCGTCGACCTGCTGGGCCGGGCCCTGCGCATCAAGTCCATCACGGAGGCCCACGGCGTGCCGCTCCGCGCGGCGGCCCTGAACTTCCCCTTCCGCCACCCGGCGGTGGCGAGCGTGCTGGTGGGGATGCGGTCGGCGGCGGAGGCCGCGGACGCTGCGGCGATGCTGGCGCGGGACGTACCGTCGGACCTGTGGGACGAGCTGAAGGACGAAGGGCTGCTGACGCCGTGA
- a CDS encoding amidohydrolase, whose amino-acid sequence MTSSTERIVDAHHHVWDLSVRDQDWITGPQLAPLRRDFLLADLLPEAAAAGVTASIVVQTVTVPDETPELLALADTHELIAGVVGWTDLTADGVADELARLRSLPGGSALVGIRHQVQSEPDPQWLLRDDVARGLAAVASAGLAYDLVVTPSQLPAARKAAAAHPGLTFVLDHLGKPPMVRGELEPWAGWVRKLAALPNVVGKLSGMVTEADWDHWQVSDLCPYADVALDAFGPTRLMYGSDWPVCRLAATYAEVLDTARELTASLSAPERTAVFSGTAARTYGT is encoded by the coding sequence GTGACCTCCTCGACCGAGCGGATCGTGGACGCGCACCACCACGTGTGGGACCTGTCGGTACGGGACCAGGACTGGATCACCGGCCCCCAACTTGCCCCCTTGCGCCGCGACTTCCTCCTCGCCGACCTCCTCCCGGAGGCTGCGGCGGCAGGCGTGACCGCTTCGATCGTCGTCCAGACGGTGACGGTCCCGGACGAGACCCCGGAACTGCTGGCCCTCGCGGACACGCACGAGCTGATCGCGGGGGTCGTCGGCTGGACGGACCTCACGGCGGACGGGGTCGCCGACGAACTGGCCCGCCTGCGCTCCCTCCCGGGCGGATCCGCACTGGTGGGCATCCGCCACCAGGTCCAGTCGGAACCCGACCCGCAATGGCTGCTGCGGGACGACGTGGCCCGGGGCCTCGCTGCCGTCGCGTCAGCGGGCCTGGCCTACGACCTGGTCGTCACGCCCTCCCAGCTCCCCGCCGCGAGGAAGGCGGCGGCGGCGCACCCGGGCCTGACCTTCGTCCTCGACCACCTGGGCAAACCACCCATGGTGCGGGGCGAGTTGGAGCCCTGGGCGGGGTGGGTCCGGAAGCTGGCGGCCCTCCCCAACGTGGTCGGCAAGCTCTCCGGAATGGTCACCGAGGCCGACTGGGACCACTGGCAGGTGTCCGACCTGTGCCCCTACGCGGACGTGGCCCTCGACGCCTTCGGCCCGACCCGCCTGATGTACGGCTCCGACTGGCCGGTCTGCCGCCTGGCCGCCACCTATGCGGAAGTCCTGGACACAGCAAGGGAGTTGACGGCATCCCTTTCCGCCCCCGAGCGAACCGCCGTCTTCTCCGGAACCGCCGCGAGAACATACGGAACCTAG
- a CDS encoding LysE family transporter, producing MSELMAPALAGAAAGLGVAVPVGAMGVLLVQEGMRDRRDAVAAASAVAVVDLAYAAVATALGPLVAAALSGVEAWVRLVSAGVLMVIAVRGLWGARRSVEAAPPRPGGAGGGAARTFARFAALTLVNPTTALYFAALTTAQGAALDGPGAGGLFVAGVFVASLCWQQLLVAAAGFAGARISPGVRAWTFRVGFGLVALYAVKVAVPLP from the coding sequence ATGAGCGAGCTGATGGCGCCCGCGCTGGCCGGTGCGGCGGCGGGTCTGGGAGTGGCGGTACCCGTCGGGGCGATGGGCGTCCTCCTCGTCCAGGAGGGCATGCGTGACCGCCGTGACGCCGTGGCCGCAGCGTCCGCCGTCGCGGTGGTCGACCTCGCGTACGCGGCCGTCGCCACGGCGCTGGGGCCGCTGGTCGCGGCGGCGCTGAGCGGGGTGGAGGCGTGGGTGCGGCTCGTTTCGGCGGGCGTGCTGATGGTGATCGCGGTACGGGGGCTGTGGGGGGCGCGGCGGTCCGTGGAGGCGGCTCCGCCGCGTCCGGGCGGCGCCGGGGGTGGTGCGGCCAGGACCTTCGCCCGTTTCGCCGCCCTGACTCTCGTCAACCCGACGACCGCCCTGTACTTCGCCGCCCTCACCACCGCGCAGGGGGCGGCGCTGGACGGGCCGGGGGCGGGGGGTCTCTTCGTGGCGGGGGTCTTCGTGGCGTCGCTGTGCTGGCAGCAACTGCTGGTCGCGGCGGCGGGGTTCGCGGGGGCCCGGATCTCGCCGGGGGTGCGGGCGTGGACGTTCCGGGTGGGGTTCGGACTGGTGGCGCTGTACGCGGTGAAGGTCGCGGTGCCGTTGCCGTGA
- a CDS encoding GAF domain-containing protein, translating to MHQEGRAAPGLPRLLDAVLSVGADLELRGTLQHIVDSAVELTRARYGALGVLDAERTGVSDLYTAGLDDGARERIGRLPDGHSGLLGILVQEPRPLLVPRIGADVRSVGFPEGHPPMDSFVGVPVRVDALVFGNLYLTDKQDGTSFTPDDLSLLRVLAAQAGIAIGNARLYETARLREDWIEGAAAVTTALLNGGTYDDALMTVADKARTLSKAAAGIILQPTADGGMEIVAAATGPGDDAADFLGTEIAAGSPVLDQLLGGEPVFVDDSATDDRMTTAVRTRFGPSMLLPLQSGGQLIGTLALPRRPGAAPYTGVERLLASQFASQAALAMVLADGREARERLAVFEDRDRIARDLHDLVVQRLFATEMMLESTRRRAANGSAAVPGMDELLGRAVDELDSTIQEVRTAIFALQQPPADAPTTVRGKVLRETAGAAALLGFAPSVHFEGAVDALVPDPVAKKLVAALRGALAAAHRRAGVTAVKVRVDAKAVLEDGREGVRLSVADDGEGEDGGRGNAVTWQAPL from the coding sequence ATGCACCAAGAGGGACGCGCGGCCCCCGGACTGCCCCGCCTGCTCGACGCGGTGCTCAGCGTCGGCGCGGACCTGGAGCTGCGCGGCACCCTCCAGCACATCGTGGACTCGGCCGTGGAACTCACCCGGGCCAGGTACGGGGCGCTCGGCGTGCTCGACGCCGAGCGGACCGGGGTCAGCGACCTGTACACGGCGGGCCTCGACGACGGGGCCCGGGAGCGGATCGGGCGGCTGCCCGACGGGCACAGCGGGCTGCTCGGCATCCTGGTGCAGGAGCCGCGCCCGCTGCTCGTGCCGAGGATCGGCGCGGACGTCCGCTCGGTGGGCTTCCCCGAGGGACACCCTCCGATGGACTCCTTCGTCGGGGTGCCGGTGCGCGTCGACGCGCTGGTCTTCGGGAACCTCTACCTGACGGACAAGCAGGACGGCACGTCGTTCACGCCCGACGACCTGTCCCTGCTGCGGGTCCTCGCCGCGCAGGCCGGAATCGCCATCGGCAACGCGCGCCTGTACGAGACGGCCCGTCTGCGCGAGGACTGGATCGAGGGCGCCGCCGCCGTCACCACGGCCCTGCTCAACGGCGGGACGTACGACGACGCGCTGATGACGGTGGCCGACAAGGCGCGGACCCTGTCCAAGGCGGCGGCCGGGATCATCCTCCAGCCGACCGCCGACGGCGGCATGGAGATCGTCGCGGCGGCCACCGGGCCCGGCGACGACGCGGCCGACTTCCTCGGTACGGAGATCGCGGCGGGCAGCCCCGTACTCGATCAACTCCTCGGCGGGGAGCCGGTGTTCGTGGACGACTCGGCGACGGACGACCGCATGACGACGGCCGTGCGGACCCGCTTCGGGCCCAGCATGCTGCTGCCCCTCCAGAGCGGCGGCCAGCTCATCGGCACGCTCGCCCTGCCCCGCCGGCCGGGCGCCGCGCCGTACACGGGGGTCGAACGGCTCCTCGCCTCGCAGTTCGCCTCGCAGGCGGCCCTCGCGATGGTGCTGGCCGACGGGCGCGAGGCCCGCGAACGGCTCGCGGTCTTCGAGGACCGTGACCGGATCGCCCGTGACCTGCACGATCTCGTCGTACAGCGGCTCTTCGCGACGGAGATGATGCTGGAGTCGACGCGTCGGCGGGCCGCGAACGGATCGGCGGCCGTCCCGGGGATGGACGAACTGCTCGGCCGGGCCGTCGACGAGCTCGACTCCACCATCCAGGAGGTCCGCACCGCCATCTTCGCCCTCCAGCAGCCCCCGGCCGACGCGCCGACGACCGTACGGGGAAAGGTCCTGCGGGAGACGGCGGGCGCGGCGGCCCTGCTCGGGTTCGCGCCGTCGGTGCACTTCGAGGGCGCGGTCGACGCACTCGTCCCCGACCCGGTGGCGAAGAAGCTGGTGGCGGCCCTGCGCGGGGCCCTCGCCGCCGCGCACCGCAGGGCGGGCGTCACGGCGGTGAAGGTGCGGGTCGACGCGAAGGCGGTGCTGGAGGACGGGCGGGAGGGCGTACGGCTGTCCGTGGCGGACGACGGGGAGGGCGAGGACGGGGGCCGGGGGAACGCCGTCACGTGGCAGGCACCGCTGTGA